In Desulfomonile tiedjei, the DNA window ACCGGCCGACCTCCGCGGTGGACCCGAATATTTGAATCGCCCACCTGTCCGAGGCCATGTGCAACCATGTGAATATGCCGAAGAGTGCAAAAGGTGAGGCATAATCAATCATTCTGGGACCCCATCGCGAGGAAACCCCACTTAAGGCGCTTTGCTCTCCAGACAGGGGACTAACTATTCCACGGGAAAAAAAACACGCCTGCGAAGCCGCTGTCACGAGAGCCCCTACGGCGTATCCAAACATCGCCGCCGTGCTGCTTACTCCCAGTTTTTCCACCAGAAAAACTGCACATAGGAACCTAAGCCAGGTTCCCAGGCCTTGGTGCAAGGCCACCACCGACCTGTGTCTAGCCGCATTCTGTATGCTATCCATTACGGAATTGCATCCTGACACTACGGCAAAAGCGAACGTCGCGGCGACGAGTGCGAGCCACCGCCCGTGACCGGCTATTTCGAAAAAACCAAATGCCAGCACTCCTAAAGCGAACAGTGCCGCCGCTCCACCCAGAGTAAGGGACAGCACGGCTTTGAGATATCGCCGCACTTCACGGGCTTCACTGGCAGGAGCGAAGAATCGTGTAAAGGCATTGGACAATGGTCCCAAAACGATTTGATGGCTAAGTGCAGCCGCGGTCATCGCCAAGGCCAGTTCGCCATAGGCATGGGGAGGGAGCACTTCGGTGAGCAGCTTGACGCCCACGATTGCGCCGACCACAGAGGTCACTTGGCCTGTAAGGACCCATAAAATCTCTCGGGAAAGCCGCTTTCGGCCTCGGACAAGCCGAGCGATCTCTCCGGGCACTCTTCTGAGGCTGGTCCTGCTCACGAACGTTCTTGGGTCATGTTTTTTTAAAACGCCTTGCGGGAAATGTTGACAAGCACAGCTCCGCCCCGTACCATGACAGCAGCGCCATGATAATACAAAGGTTTCCTCTCAGGAGAGCTTCTCAAGAAGTTCGAGATCCCGACGGCCGCACCATGCCTCGGCCGGGAATCACGATGAATTGTTGCATCCTCGCCAGGGCCGAGCGTATATTCGTTTGTTTCCTACCGAGGGTTATCGTACGCAAATCCCTGCGGGAAGTCAAGTTGCGCAGCCTTCCGGAAAGGCCATCGGCAACAACTAGGGCTTTCCGCGGATCTCACTTTTGCGCTGGCTAAGTACCGGCAATTCTTGTTATGTTATGGGACAGATGGTCGAAGAGTGGGGGAGGGGACAGGAATGAGCCGCGACAGGACGAGATCCCAAGCATTCTTAGCCGACGTGAAGGCCGGTTTGCCGGACGCTGTCCTCCAAGAGAAATATGGTTTGTCGGAAAAGAAGTTTTACTTGTACAAGGCCGCTGCCTTGGACATCATCGCCAAGGTAAAAGCCACCCGCGGCAAAAACGCGAGGAAAATAGACGCAAAGCGGTTCGTCACTGATATCAAATCAGGAATGGAAGACGAATCGTTGATGATCAGATACACCCTGACTCCACGAGAACTTCAAACCTGCTTCAGAAAGGTCATAGAGGCGGGTTTGATGGGGCCGCTGGAGCTGGGCAATCGGCTCACCATTACCAGAAGCCAGGTTAGAGAAGCATTTGTCGAAATGGGCAAAGCTATTGAGGAACTCGATTGAATCTTGTTGTTAGGCCGGTTCACGGCAGTTGTCACAGATTGAGTCCCGGGTGCCACGGACCTGGGCTCCGCTAGGTCCGTGCCCGCGTTTTTGGACAACGATAAGGTTGTCACCCGCATTGAAACCAAATTGAAAAACGAGCGGACGGTACCTTAAGGCTTGGAATCTTCAAGGTTATCGTGGCAATAGAACCGGTAGGAAGCACGGACCTGGTAAGGCCCAGGTCCGTGGCAACCAATACAGAAAGCATCGTTTGACAGAAGGGTCCAATATAGTTGTTCCCTAAAGCTCTTCCCGAATGGGATCGTCCCGCGTTGGCGGAATACCCACAATTAATCTGTGTTTACTTTCGGAAACTGATGATCCTTCGGGCTCCACCGCAAATTGCGATTTTTTTTGCGGAAGCTCCCACCGATGTGCACGTAACTAAACAATGGGGCCTTTAAGACAAGGTGGGAGACACAACACCCTGATAACCTGTGCCGAGTATGGATTCCACAACTGCGCAAACTCGTTCATGATCCTCCGATGCCATTTCGGAATACAGAGGCAAGGCGATACATTCCCGGCTGCACGCCCATGTCACAGGCAGGTCACCCACTATCCGGTGCGGCCTGTTGCTGACCAACGGATGGGCATGCGCGGGCGGTGAAAAGTATTCCTTACTCTCTATATTTTTGGATCTGAGAGCTTTCATCAAGCCGTCCCTGCTTTTCACCGCCTCCGAACCAACGCGAAAAGCAAAGAGGCTCCCGCTGGACGTGCGGTCGGTGGGAAATTCCTGGGGAGAGCATCCTGGAATGCCCTTTAGACGTTCACAGTAATCACCGATTAATTTCAGGCGGTTTGCCAGCAAAGACTCGGCTCTCCGCAAGTTGAGAAGACCAACTGCTGCGTCAATTTCCACCATTCTTGCCGAAAGTCCCATATAGACCATCTCTTGTCCCTGGGAAGCCTTGCCGTAATTTCTCATGGACCTCAGCTTGTCTGCCAATTGCGGGTCGTTGGTGGTGACTACTCCTCCCTCCATAGACGTAATAGCTTTGCTGGGACTTAGCGAAAAGACCTCACAAATACCAAACCCGCCCAAAGGTCGCCCTTTGTAACTGGCTCCCAGCCCCTGTGCCGAGTCACATATCAGAGGGAGATCCCATTTCCGTGAAAGAGCCTCCAGTTCGTCCAAATCCGGGGGCAAACCGAACACGGTAACAGGATAGATAGCCTTGGTTTTAGGGCTCAATGCCTTGGACACTTCTTCCGGATCCACGGTCATCGTGCCTGGTAGGCAATCCACGAAAACAGGTGTGAGCCCATTCCATAGCAGAGCGTGGACTGTCGCTGCAAAGGTGAAAGACGGAACAATTACCTCTGAGCCCTCAGGGAGATCAAGAGCGGAAAAAACCAGCATTAGACCCGATGTTCCACTCGAAACCGCTATGGCATGCTCAACCCCGGTAAATCTTTGAAGCTCCTTCTCGAAGAGCTTCACAACGTCTCCGGAGGTCACCTGGCCCGATGCGTAGGACTGCTTCACCACCCAGAACACGTCCTCAAATTCCGGGAGAGTTGGTTTCACCAATGGGATGAAGTTCGGGTCCCTTTCCGAACGAGGCGGCAGAC includes these proteins:
- a CDS encoding lipopolysaccharide biosynthesis protein; translated protein: MSRTSLRRVPGEIARLVRGRKRLSREILWVLTGQVTSVVGAIVGVKLLTEVLPPHAYGELALAMTAAALSHQIVLGPLSNAFTRFFAPASEAREVRRYLKAVLSLTLGGAAALFALGVLAFGFFEIAGHGRWLALVAATFAFAVVSGCNSVMDSIQNAARHRSVVALHQGLGTWLRFLCAVFLVEKLGVSSTAAMFGYAVGALVTAASQACFFSRGIVSPLSGEQSALSGVSSRWGPRMIDYASPFALFGIFTWLHMASDRWAIQIFGSTAEVGRFAVLYQLGYYPMMLLSGIASQLLAPILFQMAGDATDPLRRGAVSRTNHLVIWASLGFTVFAVLALAMFHTHIFAVLTSRNYLEVSWLLPLMALAGGLFGTGQLAALEMLSNESARNLIRPKIVTAVLGVTLNIAFAALWGVSGVVLAAIVFAGAYFGWVILLNYYSADASR
- a CDS encoding aminotransferase class I/II-fold pyridoxal phosphate-dependent enzyme produces the protein MTKSLQYYLKRLLALSIVFLLACLGFLASYLLRFDFEIPEYWLRQFFLHVPHVALIKVGVFWLLSARLSNWRYFSASSIFFVCLYAIVCSVLVFVLASFDSRPRIPRGVIIIDFLVTLSIGIGAGLIWKSASERIATGFDRSRKRAQRAVIVGISNATEAYIIETKRSPGANVQVEAIFDVDSSRKGSFIHGVPVKGSLEELRPYLAKSPVDMVLVSLDPSVQGTMKRINKLLKGFDVIVKPLRPMLESVDRSLPLSRLDVTGAYDVAAQNGGQGLPPRSERDPNFIPLVKPTLPEFEDVFWVVKQSYASGQVTSGDVVKLFEKELQRFTGVEHAIAVSSGTSGLMLVFSALDLPEGSEVIVPSFTFAATVHALLWNGLTPVFVDCLPGTMTVDPEEVSKALSPKTKAIYPVTVFGLPPDLDELEALSRKWDLPLICDSAQGLGASYKGRPLGGFGICEVFSLSPSKAITSMEGGVVTTNDPQLADKLRSMRNYGKASQGQEMVYMGLSARMVEIDAAVGLLNLRRAESLLANRLKLIGDYCERLKGIPGCSPQEFPTDRTSSGSLFAFRVGSEAVKSRDGLMKALRSKNIESKEYFSPPAHAHPLVSNRPHRIVGDLPVTWACSRECIALPLYSEMASEDHERVCAVVESILGTGYQGVVSPTLS